The nucleotide window ATAAACGTGTGACATCAACCCCAGCATTTCAAACAACTCGCGGTTTGAATCGTTGAGGTTTGAAAGCAGCAAGGTGCCCTTTGCCGCTTTGATGGTTTCCATCACTTCCAGCAGAATTGAAATGCCGATGCTGTTAATCAACTCGGTTTCCTCGAAATTAATTACCAGACGTTTTACACCATTGCCTAAAAATTCTTTGCATTGATGTTCGATGACTTCACCGCGCAATTGATTGAGATAGGCGCCGGGATAGATGATGGCTGCGCCATTAACCAGTTTCGATTTTATTGTTACCGTCTTCATTCAAATCCCCTCTTAAAACCTTTTCAGCATCCCAAGCCAGAACCTGATTCGTCCAAGCAGAACGATGTTTTTTTCGTGGTGAGGCCATTCAGCATTGCCAAAAAGTTTAATTGATTCAGACAGCGCTTTTGCCCTGCAATGATTTTGCAAAGTTCGTGGGGGTATCCGCTCAAATGTTGGGGCAAGCGAGAAAATGCGACTTTAGATTTTACCGGGATGTGTTTGCTCTTTCGTTATTAACCGGCGACATCTTACCCGCTTTGGGGGCGGTTTAGCAACTTCGCCATGATTAAATTTGTGCCATCATCGGCGCGCTCGAATTTTACTTCGTCCATCAGGGCGCGAATAATTTTTAAACCGCGCCCGCGCGTGCCCACCGTGGCGTCGGATACCATACCGCTGGTTTCGAGAATTCCGCCAAATGATTTGCCTTTGTTGGCAACTGAAATCATCAAGCGGTCTTCTTCGAGAATAAATCGTAGATAGATTTTCCGGTCGGGGCTGTTGCTATGTTCTGCGGCATTGATACAGGCTTCAATCAAAGCGGTTTTAATCTGATTGATGGATTCTTTATCAAATTCCGCGCTGCGGGCAATCTGTTCAACGGTGCGCGCGGCAATCAACTCGGCTTCATCATCAAACGGAATAATCAATTCAACTTCATTAGCGGCGCGGCGCTCTGTAGGTTGGGCTTCGCTTTTTTGCAGAAATTCATGCAGCGCGTCCAGTTGATTATAGTTTGAATGATAAGCCTGCAAACTTTTTAATAATTCAATGGCTTCTTTGGTGAACCCTTCTTTGCTGATATACCAGCGGGTCGCGTTGGCGAAATTTCCGAACAACACATTGCGCGAAGCCACTTCAAATTTCAGTTCGGTTTGTTCGATGGTTTTTACATCCAGCGGCTCTTTTGAATTAAATAGCCCAATCAACCACAGCGCTTCATTGGTTTC belongs to Acidobacteriota bacterium and includes:
- a CDS encoding STAS domain-containing protein produces the protein MKTVTIKSKLVNGAAIIYPGAYLNQLRGEVIEHQCKEFLGNGVKRLVINFEETELINSIGISILLEVMETIKAAKGTLLLSNLNDSNRELFEMLGLMSHVYVEETEQIALAKLYAYAS